DNA sequence from the Methanolobus psychrophilus R15 genome:
AGCCTCGGGGATGAAGACATCCTTCACGTGCCTGAAGTAGTAAGTGGACCTGATGCCCATACTGTGCTCCAGGCGAGCCATTGCAAGATTGCGCCCGACCTCCCGGTCCACGTCGTGGCGCAGGATGACAGACCTCTCTGCAGGTGCCACAAGGTGATCATGTACCGGCATTGGAAGGTAATCTGCTAAGAGTATGGCCTCCAGAAGCTCCCTGTATTTGGACAATGTGAAATCTCGCACTTTCAGACCTCGGTTTTTAACTCTGAAGGAACAACGTTACATCAAATGGTTCCGGTTTTATCAGGAATTATTTTTCTTAAATATATTACATTATACTATATAAAAAATGGCTAGACCCAACACCAACTCTGTAAAAATTTAATCATTAGACTTATATCCTATGGAAAGCAATAAAGGTCACTCACGTCAGGCAAGGTAACAATATGCAGGGTGAAAACAAAAACATAATTCTGATCCTACTTGTGCTTGCACTTTTCACGGGAGCTACCATCGAGCTCAGTGAAGGTTCAACCATCATCGGCATTGTTCTGTTCATAATCGCAGCAGTTCTTATTTCAAGGATCAAGCTCACTGGAGAGAATGCAGCCTTCAAGAACTCAAAGACATATTTCTTCGCGGGCCTGTTCATCATGGCGGCAGTTACAGTATTCAACCTTGCCACCAAAGGCGGCATAGGCACCCTGGACTCCATGACGTTCCTCATAGGTGCTTCCCTTCTTGCGATGGGCACCGCCAGGAAAGACATGAGACAGCTCGGGGAATTCGGCCTGTACATATCCGTCATTTTCACAGCACTTTACCTTGTGTTCTACACATTCTTCGGGCTATTCAATATAGATTTTGTTCATCTGTTCAATCACTACTTCGTACTTATGCCGACGGTCTCCCTGCTGAAGCTCACAAGCATTCCTGTAGAGATCATCGCCATTGAGACCATCACCCTGTACGGCATCAAGGAAACAATGACCATTATTATCGGCGGGCCCTGCTCCGGACTCTACTCCATGTTCCTGCTGATAGGCATAGTGGCTGCTTACTCCCGTATGGAGAGAATCCAGCTCAAAAAGTCACTCATGATACTCGTTTTCGCCATATGCGTCGCTTATATCTCCAATCTGGTGAGGGTATTTACATTGTACGTGGTAGCTTATTATTACGGAATCCAAACAATGATGGTCTTCCATACCCACCTGGGATGGATACTCTTTGCGGGGACTGCGGCCCTTATCATGTACATAATGAACCGCAAGGACCTGCTCCGTAAATAACTTCGTCGGATGGATCTGCGGCCCATCTCAAGGACCGCAGATAAAAAAAGCAATACAACCACACGCCCAAGGCGGCACATTTCACCACTTTTAAATTAAAGCTCTGTAGAAATCCACATATTTATCGTTAACCACGAAGAACACAGAGAACAAACATCGTGAAGAAGCCCCCATGGAAATGCCAACAGAAACTCTTTGTGTACTCCGCATCCTTGTGGTTACCTTTACTGATTTACATTTATTAGATTTCTTTAAACCTTAAGGTACCCGTAATTAACAACCCTTCAAAAAAATAGCAAGGCATATGCCTCACTCTTCTATCAGTCTCTTTTTGAACAGGTACCAAGCTATCAGCATTGCTAACAAAAGCAGGAATATATAGGCAACAGTTGTGCCCATCAATATAGGCAGGTTCCTGGAAAAGCCTTTAAGGATAAAGACAATGGCCACAATGATACCGAAAAGCACCGCCATGTAAGAGACAAAGCTGAAAAGCAAGGCCTTCTTCCAGTTTTTAATGGATCTGAAGATATCGGATATTATCGCAAACATAACATTACCTTTGGCAGTTACCTGCATCAATTACTTTTTTTATTGCCCTCAGGCGCCGCTCAAATTCGGGTTTGATCATGAACATTGAAGAATAGACATCAAACATGTTATTGACCCTTAGGGGATTAATTAGGAACATGTGGACATGACCCGGATTGAAGTCCTCTATGCAATGCAGCCGGATATAATTATTCATCCTGCACAGAGCCTCCTCCAGATAACTTGCATCTGCCATAATTCTGGCTGCTGTTTCATCCGATCTTAAGGTGGAGTTGACACTGAACAGATGTACCAGCAAGGCGGCAGGCAGGGATACAAGGCCCATGCCAAGGAACCGGGCAAAACGGGGAGCAGCATCTTTCTCATGGCCGAAGCCGGCAAGCATGGACATCCACATAGCCGCAGTGGACAGCGATGCGACACTCCCTGCAACAAGGGCCACAATTGTATTCAATGGAACAGATCCGCTTGCAATCTTTGCAGCCTCACATGTTAGCACTGCCTTCATCTCACCCTCATCCAGGATATCCAGTGCACCCTCTGAAAGTACTACAGAGAAATTCCTGCCACTTCCCACTGTGAATACGATAGGCACGGAAGATGCAAACGTATATGCTTTCGGGCATGGTATAGAGAATTTTGATGCCAGGAAGAATAACGCAGAGTCTATATCAATATTTTTGACAGGAAGCATCTTCTTGCATTTATACCACCTGAGCAGTAATCCGGGTGAATAACGGTAAACAGCAATGCTGAGCAACACTGCCAGTGCCAGAGCGACAGCTGCTATATAGAAACCGCCAAAATAGAAAGCAACAGGGGCTATTGCCAGTAAAGGTATACCAAGCAGGACGTACATTCTTTTATATATAATAATACCTCTTTTTATGTTACTTTGGCTGTATAACTAATTGTATAATTAGTTTTATAATTATTTGTACTAGAATAGCAAGCCATACTTATATATTTTAGGATAAAGAAAGAGCTCATTCCCACCATTTCAAAGATGAGATACAGCCCGTCAACTGTTCAGAGACAAATATAAATACTCATGATAACCATATGTATCATGAACAATGACAAAGAATGAACATTGGGTAAGTGCTAGAGGGTGTGTGTACAATGCCAATTACCATTTCGTATGGTCTACAAAATACAGACGAAATGTGTTGATAGGAAAAGTAGCAGAGGATCTACATGCCCTCCACAAAGAAATTGCAGCACAAAAAGGTGTTACTTTGATCGCACAAGAAATAATGCCAGATCACGTCCATCTTTTCATAACCATGCATCCAAAATTTGCACCGGCTAATATAGTCAAAATATTCAAAGGAATAACTGCTAAGAAACTTTTTGAGTCACACCCTGAATTAAAAAGCAGACTGTGGAAGGGACATCTTTGGAATCCGTCATACTATCTGGGAACTTGTGGTGACACAACAAAAGATGTCATTCAAATGTATATAGAAACCCAGAAGGTGAAATGATCTTGAATAAAGTGTTTCGTTATCGCCTTTATCCCACAAAAGTTCAAACAACTATGCTTGCTAATACACTTGAGCTTTGCAGATGGACATATAATGAAACACTTGCCCTGAGGAAGAATGCGTGGGAGTTCGAGCAAGAGAATATCGGATACTATGAATCCAAGAAGATGCTTCCTGGATGGAAACTAATTAAACCTGAGCTCAAGGATGTACACTCTCAAGTATTACAGGACGTGGTCAAGCGAGTGAACCTTGCTTTTCAGGCATTTTTCAGACGATGTAAAAACGGAGAGGATCCAGGCTACCCCAGATTCAAGGGTAAGAACAGATACGACAGTATCACTTATACTCAGTCTGGTTTTGAACTGCAGGATAACAAACTCTGGTTGTCAAAGATAGGCGCGATCAAGATAAAATTGCACAGGCCAGTAACCGGAGATATCAAGAGACTTACCATCCGAAAGACTTCTTCCGGGAAATGGTTTGTATCTTTCCTTGTTAATACTGATGTTCAGGAAACAATACCTTCTACCGGTCATTCAGTTGGAGTGGATGTAGGCATAAAAAGTTTTCTTACATTATCAAATGGTCAGGATATCCCAAATCCCAGATACTTTGTTAGCGAAGAAGAGAACCTGGCAAAAGCACAAAGAAAACTATCAAAGGCTATCAAGGGTTCACCTGAATGGAGGAAAGCACTTAAGGTTGTAGGGCACATTTATGAACGAATAACCAATAAGCGACACGATTTTGTACACAAGGTGAGTCTGGTTCTTGTCAGAGCATATGACCTGATAGTCTTTGAGAACTTAAACATCAAGGGAATGATTAGAAACCATTACCTTGCAAAACACATTGCTGATGTTTCATGGAATAAGTTGATAAGTATCACTACTTACAAGGCAGAATGGGCCGGTAAGCGTGTAGAACTTGTCAATCCTAGAAATACATCTCAAATGTGTTCCGGTTGTGGTCAGATAGTCAGAAAAGAACTGTCAGAAAGAATACACAGTTGTCCTTTCTGCAGTCTTATCTTGGACAGAGACCAGAACGCGGCTATCAA
Encoded proteins:
- a CDS encoding protease HtpX-like protein, whose translation is MYVLLGIPLLAIAPVAFYFGGFYIAAVALALAVLLSIAVYRYSPGLLLRWYKCKKMLPVKNIDIDSALFFLASKFSIPCPKAYTFASSVPIVFTVGSGRNFSVVLSEGALDILDEGEMKAVLTCEAAKIASGSVPLNTIVALVAGSVASLSTAAMWMSMLAGFGHEKDAAPRFARFLGMGLVSLPAALLVHLFSVNSTLRSDETAARIMADASYLEEALCRMNNYIRLHCIEDFNPGHVHMFLINPLRVNNMFDVYSSMFMIKPEFERRLRAIKKVIDAGNCQR
- a CDS encoding transposase, producing MLANTLELCRWTYNETLALRKNAWEFEQENIGYYESKKMLPGWKLIKPELKDVHSQVLQDVVKRVNLAFQAFFRRCKNGEDPGYPRFKGKNRYDSITYTQSGFELQDNKLWLSKIGAIKIKLHRPVTGDIKRLTIRKTSSGKWFVSFLVNTDVQETIPSTGHSVGVDVGIKSFLTLSNGQDIPNPRYFVSEEENLAKAQRKLSKAIKGSPEWRKALKVVGHIYERITNKRHDFVHKVSLVLVRAYDLIVFENLNIKGMIRNHYLAKHIADVSWNKLISITTYKAEWAGKRVELVNPRNTSQMCSGCGQIVRKELSERIHSCPFCSLILDRDQNAAINILRLGLQSVAQKA